A single window of Caldalkalibacillus uzonensis DNA harbors:
- a CDS encoding LCP family protein: MRRQDRIRNQRQRRYKVIRRILKVTILIILISFLVYAGYIGSKIFLSWYKIQSLDDDFSYHDDKITKHKDYEAFTMLIMGVDNEGGQFVGRSDVLMVAVFNPNTQKISLLSIPRDTYTEIAGKGVYDKINHAYASGIKTAIKTVEKFLDIHIDYWVVVNFDGFRDFIDVLGGLEIEIERDMYYHIWAENSTIDLKKGKRMLNGEETLHYVRFRADAEGDFGRNRRQQQVIRAVLDQTLDMRTVTKVADILDVVGENVRTNTPATEILSMVKQFSSLSGDDVETISFKVDVGSIDGISYVFVDEEEQYRIQKELKQRLEPSMVTETKQSEQSQGENY; this comes from the coding sequence ATGAGGCGCCAAGATAGGATAAGAAATCAAAGACAGCGAAGATATAAAGTAATTAGACGTATCTTGAAGGTTACTATTCTGATCATTCTTATTTCTTTTTTGGTCTATGCTGGATATATAGGCTCTAAAATATTTCTCTCTTGGTATAAAATACAAAGTTTAGATGACGACTTCAGTTATCATGATGATAAAATCACGAAACATAAAGATTATGAAGCTTTTACAATGCTAATCATGGGAGTTGATAACGAAGGTGGACAATTTGTGGGACGTTCTGATGTGTTAATGGTAGCTGTCTTTAACCCTAACACGCAGAAGATATCGTTATTGTCAATTCCCAGAGACACTTATACAGAAATTGCAGGCAAAGGCGTCTATGATAAAATAAATCATGCCTATGCATCTGGAATTAAAACTGCAATTAAAACTGTTGAAAAATTCCTTGACATCCACATCGATTACTGGGTAGTCGTTAACTTTGATGGATTTAGAGATTTTATAGATGTCCTTGGTGGATTAGAAATTGAGATTGAACGAGACATGTATTACCATATATGGGCTGAAAATTCAACGATAGATCTTAAGAAGGGTAAGAGAATGTTAAATGGTGAAGAAACGTTACATTATGTTCGTTTTAGAGCAGACGCTGAAGGTGACTTTGGCCGCAACCGACGACAACAACAAGTGATCCGTGCTGTCTTGGACCAGACGTTGGATATGCGCACTGTAACCAAAGTGGCTGATATTCTGGATGTTGTTGGAGAAAATGTACGTACAAACACTCCTGCGACTGAAATTTTAAGTATGGTTAAGCAATTTTCTTCTCTTTCCGGAGACGATGTAGAGACGATTTCATTTAAGGTAGATGTAGGAAGCATAGATGGCATCTCATATGTGTTCGTTGATGAAGAAGAGCAGTACCGTATCCAAAAGGAACTGAAGCAACGTCTCGAACCTAGTATGGTCACTGAAACAAAACAGTCCGAGCAGTCGCAAGGAGAGAATTATTAA
- a CDS encoding S-layer homology domain-containing protein has protein sequence MFKRNIVVALLFLMIIIPLVITFYSGKKNQETLFKDVSPNDENYDFIQQAVKQKLLTGYADGTFKPDKPVTEAEFLAMLYRAYYPEQEDNDRLGIKKYYNWAESQRWKIFGKDSRQRELTLVDVSVLLANALGYHLSEDGSVQLLLDKGLLNEVAGPDFETFYNTKLTRIQALKLITNLREKVDHLQKRPLHPSEEPAIKSEFVDIFTPVEKWLIDQNYDYRLTVWARELGVIDNEKEIIYANYFHEHSPYNFFVLYEAQPEYVNLAHKIFEKMNIKMDVGKFSKAVKTVIEERKSSFIEVDDWTVTFSAGNTDEMIQVHFYKLRN, from the coding sequence ATGTTCAAAAGAAACATTGTGGTGGCCTTACTATTTTTAATGATAATAATTCCACTCGTTATCACATTTTACAGTGGTAAAAAAAATCAAGAGACGCTGTTTAAGGATGTTTCCCCCAATGATGAAAATTATGATTTTATTCAGCAAGCAGTAAAACAAAAACTTTTAACAGGTTATGCTGACGGAACGTTTAAACCAGATAAGCCGGTAACAGAGGCCGAATTTCTGGCTATGCTTTATCGAGCCTATTATCCTGAACAAGAGGATAATGACAGGCTAGGTATTAAAAAATACTACAATTGGGCGGAATCACAAAGATGGAAAATCTTCGGAAAGGATTCGAGACAGAGAGAATTAACTTTGGTTGATGTGTCTGTTCTTTTGGCCAATGCACTAGGTTACCATTTGTCTGAAGATGGTTCAGTTCAGTTGCTATTAGATAAGGGCCTCTTAAATGAGGTTGCAGGACCTGACTTTGAAACATTTTATAATACAAAATTAACCAGGATACAAGCATTAAAACTTATTACTAATCTCAGAGAAAAAGTAGATCACTTACAAAAGCGCCCTTTACATCCATCCGAAGAGCCAGCCATCAAATCGGAGTTTGTTGACATATTTACTCCGGTAGAAAAATGGCTAATTGATCAGAATTATGATTACAGATTAACTGTATGGGCCCGTGAACTAGGTGTCATAGATAACGAAAAAGAAATTATTTATGCTAATTATTTTCATGAACATTCACCTTATAATTTTTTTGTTTTATATGAGGCTCAGCCAGAATATGTTAATTTAGCTCATAAAATATTTGAAAAAATGAATATTAAAATGGATGTTGGCAAGTTCTCAAAAGCGGTAAAAACGGTGATTGAAGAAAGAAAAAGCTCTTTCATTGAGGTCGATGATTGGACTGTAACTTTTTCAGCTGGCAATACAGATGAAATGATCCAAGTACACTTCTATAAATTAAGAAACTAG
- a CDS encoding SpoIID/LytB domain-containing protein — translation MKRVIHPYHYFSIVILVCLIGLGGLGYTVKAEQQDETPEYDFVGEGFTIIEHDFILPEDNGKWQVTGRQGYLIIQLDSGKDAVEIEVLTNGPAVYTQEGNNHHLIHGNDNRLKHLIQPKSTEQEIPIYFFIPAEENISNLIESIKGVSKSSKIEKMSANNLLNVWGGGNGHRIGMSQWGAQGLTIKGVGFRNILNHYYPGTKYEKKYDDQNQMVTVTLDYDSEIGDGSSRTSWTINVPNGGVLVDHNNNPVKTIPANQDYQVTTSDFPQGVSQLTLQPNNKGYSIVKNLLHRDGKTPRQYEGTLIFIRSGNGIKLQNKVSLHDYLIGVVPYEAMASWEVEALKAQAVAARSYAAYRSFNMVDSIVHQAYYGRYTDSTYGPKIQNVVKETAGYVLTYSGKVADTVYSAGNGGWIEQAWSPAGHPYLTARKDEFKLPSGSVIIPEQHSNNNGDGPHSLSYYRWAPITVDPGVGSIQDITVERTPGMGARTVTVQGSNGTRKIDDPRNYFNRTSNFIYFYPFYDIENSYAKEEIARLYEGGVITGHQPEAAFKPNDNITRAEFAKLLAGAFRLAEQPSANYKFTDVHDWAKGAVGALYVNNITKGYNETTFGSNDNLTRKDMATFFVRALGYEEEAQHLNLNTSFKDLSYLGANEEQAKRNIIFATEIGLINGYNAERYAPNDLAKREQVARLAYEVYFNGDQYRQKAEELLRKHN, via the coding sequence ATGAAGAGAGTCATCCACCCCTATCATTATTTTTCTATTGTTATCTTAGTCTGCCTCATAGGGTTAGGTGGACTAGGATATACTGTCAAGGCTGAACAACAGGATGAAACACCGGAATATGATTTTGTGGGAGAGGGCTTTACGATTATTGAACATGACTTCATTCTCCCTGAAGACAATGGAAAGTGGCAAGTGACAGGACGACAGGGCTACCTTATTATTCAGTTGGACAGTGGTAAAGATGCAGTGGAAATAGAAGTATTAACAAATGGACCAGCTGTATATACACAGGAAGGAAATAATCATCATCTTATTCACGGTAATGACAACAGGTTAAAACATCTCATCCAGCCGAAGTCTACTGAGCAAGAAATCCCCATCTACTTTTTTATTCCTGCTGAAGAAAATATCTCTAATCTCATAGAATCAATCAAAGGCGTCAGTAAGTCCAGTAAAATTGAAAAAATGTCAGCTAACAATTTACTTAATGTCTGGGGCGGGGGCAATGGACACCGCATTGGCATGTCCCAATGGGGAGCACAGGGTCTTACCATAAAAGGTGTCGGTTTTAGGAATATTTTAAATCACTATTATCCGGGGACAAAATATGAAAAAAAATATGATGACCAAAATCAAATGGTAACGGTGACGCTAGATTACGATTCTGAAATCGGTGATGGGAGTTCCAGAACGTCCTGGACTATTAATGTTCCTAATGGCGGGGTGCTTGTTGATCATAACAATAACCCAGTAAAGACGATCCCGGCCAATCAAGATTATCAAGTTACTACGAGTGACTTTCCGCAAGGGGTCAGTCAATTGACGTTGCAACCTAATAACAAAGGATATTCTATTGTTAAGAATCTGCTACATAGGGACGGCAAAACACCCCGCCAATATGAAGGAACTTTGATATTTATCCGGTCAGGGAATGGTATCAAACTCCAAAACAAGGTATCGTTACATGACTATTTGATTGGTGTGGTGCCTTATGAAGCAATGGCCTCTTGGGAAGTGGAGGCACTTAAAGCACAGGCCGTGGCGGCGAGATCATATGCAGCTTACAGATCTTTTAATATGGTTGATTCCATAGTACACCAGGCTTACTACGGAAGATATACTGATTCGACCTATGGTCCAAAGATCCAAAATGTGGTAAAAGAAACGGCAGGTTATGTGCTTACTTACAGTGGAAAAGTAGCTGATACGGTTTATAGTGCCGGTAATGGCGGCTGGATTGAACAGGCTTGGAGCCCGGCTGGTCATCCTTATTTAACAGCCAGGAAAGATGAATTTAAGTTGCCTTCTGGAAGTGTCATTATTCCCGAACAGCACTCCAATAATAATGGTGATGGCCCACATAGCTTATCATATTATCGCTGGGCACCTATTACTGTGGATCCAGGTGTCGGAAGTATTCAAGACATTACAGTTGAACGCACCCCGGGAATGGGAGCCAGAACAGTTACAGTGCAGGGTTCAAACGGAACAAGGAAAATCGATGATCCCAGAAATTACTTTAACCGTACATCCAACTTTATATATTTCTACCCTTTTTATGATATTGAGAACTCCTATGCCAAAGAAGAAATTGCCCGACTTTATGAGGGAGGTGTTATTACCGGTCATCAACCTGAAGCGGCTTTCAAGCCCAACGATAACATTACACGGGCCGAGTTTGCCAAACTACTTGCCGGTGCTTTCAGATTAGCAGAACAACCTAGTGCCAATTATAAATTTACTGATGTCCATGATTGGGCCAAAGGGGCAGTAGGAGCCCTTTATGTCAACAACATTACGAAAGGATATAATGAAACAACATTTGGTTCTAATGACAATTTAACAAGGAAGGATATGGCCACATTTTTTGTTCGGGCTTTAGGATACGAAGAAGAAGCACAGCATCTGAATCTAAACACATCTTTTAAAGACCTTTCTTATTTGGGTGCAAATGAGGAACAGGCAAAACGAAATATTATATTTGCCACAGAGATCGGCTTGATTAACGGCTATAATGCTGAGCGTTACGCCCCAAATGACTTGGCAAAAAGAGAACAAGTAGCTCGTCTTGCTTATGAAGTATATTTTAATGGTGATCAATATAGACAAAAGGCCGAAGAATTACTAAGGAAGCACAACTAA
- a CDS encoding LCP family protein encodes MKQRALVSFVIIALVLAGIVWFTSSQLDFREERPQEPLISLREETDKETDKHQDSLEKPNVKPGQTLKVPKTRRSKAKDGIQPRPFTVLLLGVDDRQGNFVGRSDVIMLAIVRPQDPSVTLLSIPRDTYAPIANRGTYEKINHAYAYGKETALATIENFLDIPIDYYVAVNFKGFIQLIDLLGGIRLNVERDVSYQHRYDGNQALFVHKGEQVLSGEEALLYVRFRSDAEGDFGRNRRQQQVIRALVDQAVDIRNITKLADIMGIVVKHVRTNLPVLDMVRLVHQLSTLTSEQVETISVKADVGNIRGISYVFIDEEERLRLQQELKRRLE; translated from the coding sequence ATGAAGCAACGAGCGTTGGTCAGCTTTGTTATCATCGCCCTTGTCTTAGCCGGTATAGTTTGGTTCACTTCCTCCCAATTGGATTTTCGCGAGGAACGCCCACAGGAACCACTGATAAGTCTAAGAGAAGAAACAGACAAGGAGACAGATAAGCATCAAGATAGCCTGGAAAAGCCAAATGTGAAGCCGGGTCAAACACTGAAAGTACCTAAAACAAGGCGTTCCAAAGCAAAGGATGGAATTCAGCCCCGTCCCTTCACTGTCCTATTGCTGGGCGTGGATGACCGTCAAGGCAATTTTGTGGGGCGTTCTGATGTGATTATGCTGGCTATTGTACGTCCCCAAGATCCATCCGTAACCCTTTTATCTATCCCCCGGGATACTTACGCCCCCATCGCTAACCGTGGAACGTACGAAAAGATCAACCATGCCTACGCTTATGGTAAGGAAACGGCACTGGCCACCATTGAAAACTTCCTGGATATTCCCATTGATTATTATGTGGCTGTCAATTTTAAGGGCTTTATCCAACTCATTGACTTACTGGGCGGCATCCGCCTTAATGTGGAGCGGGATGTGTCTTATCAGCACCGCTATGACGGCAATCAAGCCTTGTTTGTGCATAAAGGGGAGCAGGTCCTCTCCGGAGAGGAAGCGCTGCTTTATGTTCGCTTCCGCAGTGATGCGGAAGGGGATTTTGGCCGCAACAGGCGGCAGCAACAGGTGATTCGTGCGTTGGTGGATCAGGCTGTGGACATTAGAAACATCACTAAGCTGGCAGATATCATGGGGATTGTAGTCAAGCATGTACGTACCAACCTTCCCGTCTTGGACATGGTTCGTCTGGTTCATCAGTTGTCAACACTCACATCTGAACAGGTGGAGACCATTTCCGTTAAGGCAGATGTAGGCAACATCCGGGGCATTTCCTATGTGTTTATTGATGAAGAAGAACGTTTGCGGCTGCAGCAGGAGTTAAAGCGACGTTTGGAATAA
- a CDS encoding peptidoglycan recognition protein family protein: MRSFKRYSIQEFKRYLRGVQVRRRIDHIQIHHTWRPRKSDYQGERTIQGMYHYHTQTRGWQDIAQHFTVSPDGYIWDGRSLELNPAGIAGHNQGGLMFEMIGNFDEGEERLEGDQLHAVAHAVAACQERFGLNDDRIVFHREYSAKTCPGTSISKRWFIEQVRRVRGGGQLSSRQTRVKPASAQPSSGGEEVRSSTSSWNGQILRRGDRGELVRDLQRMLAEQGYQPGPIDGIYGPQTEAAVRRAQRELNIAVDGIAGPQTYRALTAASWRGEILRRGDWGRKVRDLQRMLAERGYRPGPIDGIYGPQTEAAVRRAQQDLNIAVDGIAGPQTYRALTAR; encoded by the coding sequence ATGCGTTCATTCAAACGATATTCTATACAGGAATTTAAGCGTTATCTTCGCGGTGTTCAGGTGCGGCGCCGTATTGATCATATTCAAATTCATCACACTTGGCGTCCGCGCAAAAGCGATTATCAGGGGGAGCGGACCATTCAGGGCATGTATCACTATCATACTCAAACCAGGGGATGGCAGGATATTGCCCAGCATTTTACCGTTTCTCCAGACGGCTATATTTGGGATGGACGTTCGTTGGAGTTGAATCCGGCCGGTATTGCCGGCCATAACCAGGGCGGGCTCATGTTTGAAATGATTGGTAACTTTGACGAGGGAGAGGAGCGGCTGGAAGGGGACCAACTTCATGCAGTTGCCCATGCTGTGGCTGCCTGCCAGGAGCGGTTTGGCCTCAATGATGACAGAATCGTTTTTCACCGGGAGTATTCCGCAAAAACATGTCCGGGCACCAGCATTTCCAAGCGCTGGTTTATCGAACAGGTGCGACGTGTTCGGGGAGGCGGGCAGCTGTCGAGCCGTCAGACAAGAGTAAAGCCGGCTTCAGCTCAACCGTCATCTGGCGGGGAAGAAGTAAGATCCAGTACGAGTTCCTGGAACGGGCAAATTTTACGCCGGGGAGACAGGGGAGAGTTGGTGCGCGACCTGCAGCGTATGCTGGCTGAGCAGGGTTACCAGCCAGGTCCCATTGATGGCATTTATGGTCCCCAAACAGAAGCGGCGGTCAGACGGGCCCAGCGTGAGCTCAATATTGCAGTGGATGGGATTGCTGGTCCGCAAACTTACCGTGCGCTGACAGCAGCCAGCTGGAGAGGAGAAATATTAAGGAGGGGGGATTGGGGGAGGAAGGTACGTGACCTGCAGCGTATGCTGGCTGAACGGGGCTATCGGCCAGGTCCCATTGATGGTATTTATGGTCCTCAAACAGAGGCGGCGGTCAGACGGGCGCAGCAAGATCTGAACATTGCAGTGGATGGGATTGCTGGCCCGCAGACTTATCGGGCCTTAACTGCCCGTTAA
- a CDS encoding YigZ family protein: MLDNYLTVKGFGEREIVIEKSRFIAYANRAESEAEAVQFIDKIKKMHWQATHNCSAYLIGENHEHQKANDDGEPSGTAGKPMLEVLKKIGLHDTVVVVTRYFGGIKLGAGGLIRAYGQATKEGVKAAGVIRRLLHRELHVTVDYTWLGKVQNEVQNRGLTISNTQYLETVTLTLLIPTGEEDKEAQWLTNLTNGQAQLEWGDLVYVDQPVEIP, from the coding sequence ATGCTGGACAATTATCTCACTGTCAAAGGATTTGGTGAACGGGAAATCGTCATTGAAAAATCCCGTTTCATTGCTTATGCAAACCGGGCCGAATCGGAAGCAGAAGCGGTCCAATTTATCGATAAAATCAAAAAAATGCACTGGCAAGCTACCCATAACTGTTCCGCCTATCTCATCGGCGAAAACCATGAACATCAAAAAGCGAATGATGACGGCGAACCCAGCGGAACCGCCGGTAAACCGATGCTGGAAGTGCTTAAAAAAATCGGCCTGCACGACACTGTTGTTGTGGTTACCCGTTATTTCGGCGGCATTAAGCTGGGTGCAGGCGGCTTAATCCGGGCTTATGGCCAGGCCACAAAAGAGGGGGTTAAGGCCGCAGGAGTCATTCGGCGTCTGTTGCACCGGGAACTGCATGTCACTGTGGATTACACCTGGCTGGGCAAAGTGCAAAACGAAGTCCAAAACAGAGGCTTAACGATCAGCAACACCCAATATCTTGAAACTGTCACCTTAACCCTGCTTATTCCAACAGGCGAGGAAGACAAAGAGGCCCAGTGGCTGACCAACCTGACCAATGGGCAAGCACAACTTGAGTGGGGGGACTTGGTCTATGTGGATCAACCGGTGGAAATCCCTTAA
- a CDS encoding N-acetylmuramoyl-L-alanine amidase translates to MRIKKSHNRYLVIILLLLFLSSLFCGQAQAYYPDIGNSTAKYAIIALSDVGIIKGHKDGTFKPNNPITRAEFAVILAGILNLPDQPEKAKHFRDVHSWARGAVGALVNANIVAGKEATFFGADDYLTREDMAVFFVRALGYQQQAESLNLNLPLKDVRYISNYAVRHVAFAYNIGLINGYTNGHFGPRDLSKREQVAHLAYQVYKKRADYTNAANNLIKNHQPVKIFIDPGHGGSDAGAVSPINKIKEKDIALEISLIAAEILEREYAGVVVRLSRTTDVYPTLSERVAMANNWSADYFVSIHHNAGGGTGFESYRYGNNQQTVDLQRQIHTHIATHLQNSYGLRDRGMKTANFYVLRYTSMPAILLELLFLDHAYDASLLQQKSFRQYLAHLVAEAIAKAHGLEKKQYY, encoded by the coding sequence ATGAGAATCAAAAAAAGTCACAATAGGTATCTGGTCATTATCCTGTTATTACTATTTTTATCGTCTTTATTTTGCGGACAAGCACAAGCTTATTATCCTGATATTGGAAACTCGACTGCAAAATATGCGATTATTGCTTTAAGCGATGTAGGGATTATAAAAGGGCATAAGGACGGTACATTCAAACCAAATAATCCAATAACACGAGCGGAATTTGCTGTGATACTGGCGGGTATTCTTAACCTTCCCGATCAGCCCGAAAAAGCAAAACATTTTAGAGATGTCCATAGTTGGGCCCGAGGTGCTGTTGGGGCTTTGGTCAATGCTAATATTGTCGCTGGCAAAGAAGCAACCTTCTTTGGAGCGGATGATTATCTCACCCGGGAAGATATGGCTGTCTTCTTTGTTCGTGCACTAGGTTATCAACAGCAAGCTGAGTCGTTAAATTTAAACTTACCATTAAAAGATGTTCGATACATATCTAATTATGCTGTACGTCACGTTGCTTTTGCGTATAATATTGGTCTTATTAATGGGTATACAAATGGACATTTTGGCCCGAGAGATCTCAGTAAACGGGAGCAAGTGGCCCATTTAGCCTATCAGGTTTATAAAAAAAGGGCGGATTATACTAATGCTGCCAACAACCTGATTAAAAATCATCAACCCGTTAAGATCTTTATTGATCCTGGTCATGGTGGCAGTGACGCAGGTGCTGTTAGTCCTATCAATAAAATCAAAGAAAAAGATATTGCTCTGGAGATCTCCCTAATTGCGGCAGAAATTTTGGAGAGAGAATATGCCGGGGTTGTTGTCAGACTGAGCAGAACTACAGATGTATATCCCACATTATCCGAAAGAGTGGCTATGGCAAATAATTGGTCTGCAGATTATTTTGTCAGCATTCATCATAATGCTGGTGGGGGAACAGGGTTTGAAAGTTATAGATATGGAAATAATCAACAAACTGTAGATTTGCAACGTCAAATACACACTCATATCGCCACTCATTTGCAAAATTCATACGGACTTAGAGACCGAGGTATGAAGACGGCAAACTTTTATGTTTTAAGATATACATCAATGCCAGCCATTTTACTAGAGCTGCTATTTTTGGATCATGCTTATGATGCGTCACTCTTACAGCAAAAAAGTTTTAGGCAGTATTTAGCACATTTAGTTGCAGAGGCCATTGCTAAGGCACACGGGTTGGAGAAAAAGCAATACTATTAA
- a CDS encoding S8 family peptidase translates to MIKLNRLTILLLSVIFFAIFVVFSIDVRANDDHAKEHQEYIIKLADEKCNEELTSIPGVGKVNAENPYRNVVTVHVEENEFQLQRAYRHRCVEKIEKNHKVELLSSSKYVQYHIDQLNVPAAWEFEGEYSPIVAVVDSGVNPHFLFADRLLEGFNVTNWTTDTFDREGHGTAVAGLIAANRDNDVGIAGMSRSYILPVKVEDDWGNIFIFDVVNAIDWAVANGADIINLSLGTVLPDDPYKSTLYEAVRDAYQQGVIIVAAAGNYGNHPEIGGNAEVYPAAYPETISVAAVDQNNQKASFSSYGPTVDLSAPGVDIISTSHDDHFIIVDGTSFSAPIVTGIVSQILSFDRNFTPDQIKTILKNGTLPIPDKRVGAGVADAYYANHIAFHRKSDLTPVLADIHKSYARFEILYLYDHGIISGKTQSLFAPDEEIDRGQMAKLISEALGLQVDANVKGCDFPDVPANRWDAPYITAVCQAGIMYGKGDGKFYARAKTTREEMAVIFMRALGLANKADELSLNSNFTDAHLFNNWSKNEIALAAEIGLIRGIQNQDGSYRFDPKGTTQRQAAARLTYELYTRGDYYRQKAEELN, encoded by the coding sequence ATGATTAAGTTAAATAGGTTAACTATACTTTTATTATCGGTCATTTTTTTTGCCATATTTGTTGTCTTTAGTATTGATGTCCGTGCTAATGATGACCACGCTAAAGAACACCAAGAATATATTATTAAATTGGCTGATGAAAAATGTAATGAAGAATTAACCTCTATTCCCGGAGTTGGTAAGGTCAATGCTGAAAATCCTTATCGAAATGTGGTTACGGTACATGTGGAAGAAAATGAGTTTCAACTACAGCGTGCTTATCGACATCGATGTGTAGAAAAAATAGAAAAGAATCATAAGGTAGAATTACTATCCTCAAGTAAATATGTTCAATACCATATTGATCAGCTCAATGTCCCGGCGGCTTGGGAGTTTGAAGGGGAATATTCTCCTATTGTCGCTGTGGTAGACTCAGGGGTCAATCCGCATTTCCTATTTGCGGATAGGCTTCTAGAGGGTTTTAATGTAACAAATTGGACGACTGATACATTTGATAGAGAAGGTCATGGAACAGCAGTAGCAGGTCTTATTGCAGCAAATAGAGATAATGATGTAGGCATTGCAGGTATGAGCCGTAGTTACATTTTGCCGGTGAAGGTTGAAGATGATTGGGGCAACATATTTATATTTGATGTGGTTAATGCGATAGACTGGGCTGTTGCAAACGGAGCGGATATTATTAATTTAAGCTTAGGTACTGTGCTGCCCGATGATCCTTACAAGTCCACACTTTATGAAGCAGTGCGGGATGCTTATCAACAAGGAGTGATTATAGTTGCTGCTGCAGGAAATTACGGTAATCATCCCGAGATAGGTGGTAACGCTGAGGTATACCCGGCGGCATACCCTGAGACCATCTCAGTGGCTGCAGTAGACCAGAACAATCAGAAGGCTTCATTTTCTAGTTATGGCCCTACAGTAGATTTAAGTGCCCCTGGAGTAGATATTATTTCCACATCCCATGATGATCATTTTATTATTGTGGATGGAACGAGTTTTTCTGCACCTATTGTCACAGGCATTGTCTCCCAAATCCTTAGTTTCGACCGAAATTTCACTCCAGATCAAATTAAGACCATACTAAAGAACGGTACTCTTCCCATTCCAGATAAACGGGTAGGTGCAGGTGTGGCTGATGCTTATTATGCCAATCACATTGCTTTTCACAGGAAAAGCGATCTTACACCTGTATTGGCAGATATACACAAATCTTATGCCCGATTTGAGATTCTGTACTTATATGATCACGGCATCATTTCTGGCAAGACCCAAAGCTTATTTGCTCCAGATGAAGAGATAGACAGGGGACAAATGGCTAAGTTAATATCAGAGGCACTTGGATTGCAAGTCGATGCTAACGTCAAAGGTTGTGATTTTCCAGATGTTCCCGCTAACAGATGGGATGCCCCTTACATTACCGCTGTTTGCCAGGCAGGAATAATGTATGGAAAAGGTGATGGCAAATTTTACGCCCGGGCTAAAACCACTCGGGAAGAAATGGCAGTAATTTTTATGCGTGCACTTGGATTGGCCAATAAAGCAGATGAACTGTCTTTAAACTCAAACTTTACAGATGCCCATTTGTTTAATAATTGGTCGAAAAACGAGATCGCATTGGCTGCTGAAATCGGTTTGATTAGAGGTATACAAAACCAAGATGGCAGTTACCGGTTCGATCCCAAAGGCACTACCCAGCGTCAGGCAGCTGCTCGACTCACATATGAGTTGTACACAAGGGGAGATTATTACCGCCAAAAGGCTGAAGAACTTAATTAA